The genomic DNA CCCCACTCCGAGATCCAAAGACTGCCCAGGAACAGAAATGCTACAAGGGCAGCCGGGCGCGTCAGCAGACCGAGGACAAGCAGGATCCCGAGAGAGATCTCGGTCATTGCCTGCATAGGAGCCGCCATCGCGGCGTGACTTGCTGCCAATCCCATGACTGCCTTCCACGCGGCCGGTGAGTGACTCGCCTTGATGTAATAGTTGATGAGGCTTGAGTATCCCGCTTGCGTGTAGAGACCCTTTCCCAGATTTTCGAAAAAGACCCACACAAACATTGCGCCGATCGTGACACGAACCATTGCCAACCCATTAGCCGCGGGCAGTTGGTTGGTCACATTTTGCGTTGGGCTTGCGTTCGTCATCATCGTGAACCTCGTATCCAATGGATGCCGTGCCGGTTTGCGACGGGAAGAGAAGAACTGGACATTTTAAGCGGTTCTTCCTGTTCTTGCTAGTGGTGACCCAGTAGCAGAGATTCCCCAAAGGTGGGTGAAAGAACGCTTTCCGGTAGAATCTAAAGATTAAGGATCGTTATGCAGCCGATGCGCACAGGTTTGGAAAAAATTATTCTCGAGGCACTGCAGCACACGCCCCCGCAGGAGGCCCCGGTGCTAGCCTGGCCGTTTGCCTGCGGTCCAGCGGTTGCGAACAAGACGAGACCGCTGAGCTTTGCAGACGGCATCCTGACCATCGAAGTGGCAGACGCCAACTGGCGCGCGCAATTGATGGATATGGCCCCGCAATTTCTGGGGCGCATCAATCAACTTGTTTCCCTTAAAGTGGAACGTTTGCGCTTCATCGTTCCCACTGGAAAATAAACTGGACTGATTATGAAAGTTACGGAAAAAGATGTCACCACAGTCGCCGATCTTGCCAATCTGGAGCTGACCCCCGCCGAGCGGGAGCGCATGGTCAAGGATCTCAACTCAATCCTGGGATACATTGACCTGCTCAACGAACTTGATACCGCGAGCGTTCCTCCCATGGCGCAAACTGCAGACCGCTTTGGCATTGATGCCGGCAAAACCGGCAGCGAACGCTTTCTCTACGCTATGCGCCCGGATACGCAGAGGCCTTCGCTCCCGCGCGAGGCGGCGCTGGCCAACGCGCCCGATTCTGACGGAAAATTTTTCAAAGTGCCGAAGGTGATTGAGCGCTAGTTTCCCAAAGGAGGAACCCCGTATGAGCAAGAGAGAAAAAGAACTGGTAGTTCCGCCCGCAGCCAAGTCCGACGCCAGCTCCCAGGAGATGCTGAGGGCCTGGATTGCAGACGGCGGCCTGCATTGCACGCTCTCTATCGGCGCCTGGGGAGACAAGGAAACCATTGGCTGGGGGATTTTGCTGACGGATGTGGTCCGTCACGTTGCCGATGCGTTGCACCAACAGGAAGGCATGGATCCCGACGATACCATCAAGCAAATACGGGCAGTCTTCAACAAAGAACTGGATGCACCCACGGCAGATGCCAAGGGCAACTTTATAACTCACTGAATTCGTCATTCATTATGGATTTGAACCTTCTTACCGTCGCTTCCACGCGCACCGCCATCGCCGAGCGCAGTCTTACAGCTACGCAACTGGCAGAGAGTTTTTACAAAAAGATCGAAGCCGAAGATAGCGAGATCAACGCCTACCTGACGCTCTCGAAAGAACGCGCCCTGGCGCAGGCGGGCCGCATTGATACGCTCGCCGGCAAAGGGGACCCGTTGCCTCCTCTGGCTGGAGTTCCAGTGGCGATTAAAGACGTCATGGTGACGCGCGGTGTACGCAGTACCGCAGGGTCGAAAATTTTAGGAAACTATATTCCTCCCTACGACAGCACGGCTGTGGCGCGGTTGGAAGAAGCCGGGGCCGTAATTCTGGGCAAGACCAATTGCGATGAGTTTGCCATGGGCTCTTCCACGGAAAATTCGGCTTACGGTCCGGTGCGCAATCCGCGCGATAAGAGCCGTGTTCCCGGCGGATCGTCGGGAGGCTCAGCCGCATGTGTGGCCGCCGGTACTGCTGTGGCGGCGCTGGGGTCCGATACTGGTGGTTCCATCCGCCAGCCTGCAGCTTTTTGCGGTGTGGTGGGGGTCGTGCCGACCTACGGACGAGTTTCGCGCTATGGTTTGATCGCGTTTGCTTCTTCGCTTGACCACATCGGCCCGCTCACAAAAACCGTGAAAGACTCAGCGCTCATTTTGCGCTCCATCGCAGGGCGTGATCCGCTGGATTCAACTTCTACCGAAGTGCCGGTCCCCGATTACGTCGCCGAGATTGAAAAACCGGTGCGCGGTTTGAAAATTGGAATTCCCAAGGAGTATTTTGCCGAGGGGCTTGATCCCGAAGTTCGCGCCGCGGTGGAAACCGCAATTGCCAAGCTGGAAGAAGCGGGATGCAAAGCCGTACCCATTTCGCTTCCGCACACACCCTATGCGGTTCCTACGTATTACCTCGTGGCCACCGCAGAGGCTTCTTCCAATCTCGCCCGCTTCGATGGCGTGCGCTATGCCTACCGCAGCAAGACTGCCAAGAGTCTGTCGCAGATGTACCGCAGCACGCGCGACGAGGGCTTTGGCGCAGAAGTCAAGCGGCGCATCATGCTGGGCACCTACGCGCTGAGTGCCGGATATTACGATGCCTATTACTTAAAAGCCCAGAAGGTCCGCACTCTACTTACACGCGACTTTGAAAATGCATTTCAGAGCGTGGACGCCATCGTAACCCCCACCACTCCCACACCTGCCTTCAAATTGGGAGAGAAAACCGACGATCCGCTGGCCATGTACCTGGCCGATATCTACACGGTTACGGCGGACCTGGTTGGAATTCCGGGAATCTCAGTGCCTTGCGGAAAGTCGAAGAGCGGCTTGCCCATCGGAGTGCAGATTCTGGGCCGCCACTTCGACGAGCCCACTATCCTGCGGTTGGGACATGTGGTGGAACATAGCCTGGCGAGTTAGGCCATTTTCTCTAACACAGAAACACAGAGGCGCAGAGAAAAACCAAAAACGGTTGTGTTTTGTACGGGCGGGTATCCCCCCATGCTTGCTTGGGTCGGAGACAGTTGCCGGGCTCTGTTAGCTATAGGAGGTTTGCCGTTTCCTCTTTGGTTATATTTGGCTTTTCCCGAAATTCAGTGGAGCCGCCCCCCTCCCTTGTTCAGTAGGGATCTTGAGCGCTAGATCTTTCTTTTCAATTGGTTATGCAAAGGACTAAGTAGCCTCAATATCCTGTGTCTAGGGGTCGGACAGTTATATATCGGTAAACACGCGTGAGGCGGAGGAGTGACCAGGGGAGCCGGTTGCTCCGCATTGGTGGCAAGTTTTCAAAGAGCCTGTGGGGGCCTTTTCTAACCCTTGTTCTAACTCTTGGCCCCCGCATTCCTGGGAATGCTGGATACACTTCCAGCGACAATGATAGTCGGGGTTCTCTCGGAAGTTAAGAGTTTGATACCACAATGGGACCAGGGGGGATTGGGTCATTGAATCATTGGGTAATCGGTGTGTAATAGCTTTCCCCAGCGCAACTCCGGCATAGCACTCTGCCTTCGCGCCGGATCTCGCGGTGGAAGTTAATGCCCTCGCCGCATTGCTCGCAGACGACGCGCTCGCCTTTATATCCCGGGAACTCCTCGGGGCCAAGCTCGACCTTCACCCACTGCGTGTCGAACAGGTCATCGTCTTTCATCTCGCGATAAGCCAGCATCTGTTGCTGGTTCTTCTCCGGGATTTCCGGATGCATCGTACGCGCCAACGCCTTGGAAGATTCTTTAGCGGCAACGCGCACGGCCTTTCCCGTGGTCACATCCACAAATGTGGCCGCGACTTTGCCCCAGTCGCGGAACTTGAGTGCGCGCTTGCCCAGCCTGCATCCTGTGACCACGGCGACGGCGTCAGTCGCGCAGCGGTCAATTTCTACGAATGTCACCAGTCGCTTGCGGTCTTTGCCGTGCGGATCTTCGATGCCCAGTTTGCTGATTCCCAGTATGGCGAGGCGCACACCCAACACCTGGCCGGCGCACAGGTGGCCGTGGGCCTGGGCTGCGTCTGCAAGGTATTCGTCCAGGGTCTTCACACAACCATTATGATGCATGGGCGCGATTTGGCGATGGAATAGGTTGGGTTTTAAAAAGGGTGATTTTAGCGATCTGGCTTTGTAGGGCGCAGCAAGGCCAGGGTCTCAGGCTGGATTTGAATTTTAACCGGCAGGGAACCGAGAAACTCGCCATCGGCCTCGGCAAGAATCTCTCCGCTGCCCTGGCGGGCGCCGTTCCAGCCTTCGGGCAGGCTTTCGTCTGCACGTAGCTCGCGGCAGGTGAGTTCACGAACCCGGACCAGCTCCACGTCGCGGACCTTTCCTGGCGGTGCGCCCATCAGGTTTCCTATCAGGCAAAATCCGTAAGCCAAATAGCGAAGAGCGTTGGGAGTCTTGAACAGGATTACGTGCAGGTCTTCCGAAATGCGGCCACTGCTGTTGCCATTGCCATTTCTTTGTGCCGCCAGACAGCGCCCAAAGTAATCAATGCGCTCGGCAACAATCTGGGTGACAATCTCCCGGCGCGGCACGTTGACGCCTGTTTCCTGGAATTCGACAACAAACGGCGGGAACTTGTAGCGGGCCAGAAGCAACTGCCGCGCTGACTCGGCGTAATAGGCGTAGATGCCGTAACGCGCCTTGAACTCGTGATTGATCTTGCAGATGACATGCGCGTCAGCACCTACTCCCGCTGCAACAATCCAGTAGCGGTGAGCCATCTCACCGGTCGCTGTGCGGAATTCCATCGAGGCCACCGTGGTAGGTTCAGGATGTGCGGTCAGCAAAGCGCGGGCGGCTTTCAGCGGATGGCGGGGGATTCCCAGGTCCTTGGCCAGAAGATTGCCCGAACCAAAGGGGATGATACCCAGCGTTACCTCGTCCCCGGCCTCAACCAGAGCCTGCAAGACTCCGTGCACCGTGCCATCGCCGCCGCAAACAATAAAATTGGTGAACTCATCTTTCAACAGACGCTGAATCTGTTGCGAAACCGAGTCCGAGCTCTGGGTGGGGAAGGTAAGAACGTCGTGACCTTCGCTGCGAAGCACGCCGGCGGCTTGCTCCACCTGGCTTATGCGCCGGCTTCGGCTGGTACCGGATGCGGGATTGTAAAGTAAAGCAATCTTTTGCATGTTTCTGGGAGACGCTGCACAAAACCTTCGTTCAGCTTACCTGCTTAATCCAATTTTATGCTTTTCTCAGGAGTGCCAGTAGTGATGGTCGCGTAGAAAATATTTGTCATTCCAGGTGTTGAGCGCGGTCCTGAAAAACATGCCCATGATCTTGATGTGCCCCATCTTCATGAAGCGGCGGTTGGTGGTGAGCGCTTTTCCACGAACAATGCCGAATTTTCTGCACGCTACTTTTTTGCTCAATAGATAGTCTTCGGCGTAGAGGGCCTGCTCGTGAAAACCTCCCAACTCTTCGAAACGTTTGCGGTCGAAGAGCATGAACATTCCCGTGCTGAACGGGTTCAGCAGGCGTGAGAACTGCTGCACAACGTTGTTGCCGAAATAGAGAGTCTTGTCCATGAAGCGGCCGTCGCGGCACCAGATGTTCGTGGTAACGCAATGCAGTTTTTTTCGTTTCACCAGCTCGAGGGTGCGGCGAACCAGCGTGGTATCGGCCAGTTCCATATCAGCGTCAAGAAACAGTACGTAAGGCGTAGTGGCCAGGCGGGCTCCGGCGTTGCGTCCGGCGGAAGGCAAGCCACCGGGGATTACGCGGACATCAATCCGGTCACGAAATCCGAGAGCCAGATCGGGCGTGCCATCGGTGGATTGCGCATCGGCGACATAAACCACGGTCTCGCGGATGCCGGGGCAATCCTGCTGCGCTATAGATTCAAGCAGCCGGGGAAGCAATGCGGATTCGTTCTTGGCTGGGATTACGATTGTCAATTCTTGACTGGTATTCATGGATTTGTACGCCCTCCTCGCCAATCGTGATGTAAGTAGGGCCGGAGCTGATCCAGCAACCGGCATTGTAGTAGCGGGTGCCATCCTGCTCCGCCTGTAAAGGTTGATGGGTATGCCCGCAAAAAACGCAGTCTACCCGATGATGTTTAGCATAGGCCAGCGCACCTGAGGCGACTTTGGGTGTGAGCCGCAACCATGCGCTGTTCATACGGTCGAGAAAGCGACTGAACGAAGCGGAGCGCGAATCCAGCCTTTGCAACATCAGATAAGCCCATGCGCCCAGCCTGCTCAGCAGAGCATTGTTGACAACAAAGCGGTCGAATTGATGTCCATGTACAGCCAGGTGGCGTTTTCCCTCGAACTCCCAAAAATATTGCTGATACACGCGCACGCCCACCAGGTGTGACATGAGATGCGAGAGTCCATGGTCGTGATTGCCTTCCACCCAAACCACTTCAATCTCTCGCTTGGGATTCGAAAGTTTGCGGATATAAGAAAGAAAGCGCCAGTGGTCTTTTTTAAGACGCGCAAAATTGAGATCGCAGAAGATATCTCCCAGAAGAATGAGCCGCCGGAAGGTGTGCTCTTGCAGCATTTCTACTGCATCGGCTGCCCGGCTGAGCCGCGAGCCCAGATGAAGGTCGGAAATAATGACGGTATCGAAAGAAGTTGCTCTCATCTGCCGCTTCTACCGCGCGCGAAAGCTGCACCGCCGCGCCGGTTCATGCGAATTCTCCTAAACTGCTGGTTCCGTTTCCGTTTGCCCGGCGCGCCCGTGCGGCCACGTTGCGCAACTTGCGCTGGATGGCATCGAGTGCGCGGTCAATCGCAGCATTGAATTCCTGGCCGTATTTCGCTTCGCGTCCTTCAGCGAGCATCGTGCGGGCATCCTGGGGTGAACACCAGGTAGGTTCACGGAACGGCTGCTGGGGCCTTTCCAGGGAGCTCACTTCCATCAAATAAGCGTGCACCTGGAACTCTTCCGGCACGCGGCAGAATTGCTTCTTGGAGCCAAGATAAGTGTGGAAGATCTTTTCTGCGACCTGGCCCAGTGCACCCGCCTCTTCCCAGGCTTCACGCTCGGCGGATTTTCGCGCTCCCAGTTGGGGATCAATGCAGCCC from Terriglobales bacterium includes the following:
- a CDS encoding DoxX family membrane protein — encoded protein: MMTNASPTQNVTNQLPAANGLAMVRVTIGAMFVWVFFENLGKGLYTQAGYSSLINYYIKASHSPAAWKAVMGLAASHAAMAAPMQAMTEISLGILLVLGLLTRPAALVAFLFLGSLWISEWGTSWIWELLVPVLASLGLAVGRAGRAWGVDALLARRRPSSPWW
- a CDS encoding DUF721 domain-containing protein — its product is MQPMRTGLEKIILEALQHTPPQEAPVLAWPFACGPAVANKTRPLSFADGILTIEVADANWRAQLMDMAPQFLGRINQLVSLKVERLRFIVPTGK
- the gatC gene encoding Asp-tRNA(Asn)/Glu-tRNA(Gln) amidotransferase subunit GatC, coding for MKVTEKDVTTVADLANLELTPAERERMVKDLNSILGYIDLLNELDTASVPPMAQTADRFGIDAGKTGSERFLYAMRPDTQRPSLPREAALANAPDSDGKFFKVPKVIER
- a CDS encoding DUF5076 domain-containing protein; the encoded protein is MSKREKELVVPPAAKSDASSQEMLRAWIADGGLHCTLSIGAWGDKETIGWGILLTDVVRHVADALHQQEGMDPDDTIKQIRAVFNKELDAPTADAKGNFITH
- the gatA gene encoding Asp-tRNA(Asn)/Glu-tRNA(Gln) amidotransferase subunit GatA — protein: MDLNLLTVASTRTAIAERSLTATQLAESFYKKIEAEDSEINAYLTLSKERALAQAGRIDTLAGKGDPLPPLAGVPVAIKDVMVTRGVRSTAGSKILGNYIPPYDSTAVARLEEAGAVILGKTNCDEFAMGSSTENSAYGPVRNPRDKSRVPGGSSGGSAACVAAGTAVAALGSDTGGSIRQPAAFCGVVGVVPTYGRVSRYGLIAFASSLDHIGPLTKTVKDSALILRSIAGRDPLDSTSTEVPVPDYVAEIEKPVRGLKIGIPKEYFAEGLDPEVRAAVETAIAKLEEAGCKAVPISLPHTPYAVPTYYLVATAEASSNLARFDGVRYAYRSKTAKSLSQMYRSTRDEGFGAEVKRRIMLGTYALSAGYYDAYYLKAQKVRTLLTRDFENAFQSVDAIVTPTTPTPAFKLGEKTDDPLAMYLADIYTVTADLVGIPGISVPCGKSKSGLPIGVQILGRHFDEPTILRLGHVVEHSLAS
- a CDS encoding FmdE family protein: MKTLDEYLADAAQAHGHLCAGQVLGVRLAILGISKLGIEDPHGKDRKRLVTFVEIDRCATDAVAVVTGCRLGKRALKFRDWGKVAATFVDVTTGKAVRVAAKESSKALARTMHPEIPEKNQQQMLAYREMKDDDLFDTQWVKVELGPEEFPGYKGERVVCEQCGEGINFHREIRREGRVLCRSCAGESYYTPITQ
- a CDS encoding diacylglycerol kinase family protein — translated: MQKIALLYNPASGTSRSRRISQVEQAAGVLRSEGHDVLTFPTQSSDSVSQQIQRLLKDEFTNFIVCGGDGTVHGVLQALVEAGDEVTLGIIPFGSGNLLAKDLGIPRHPLKAARALLTAHPEPTTVASMEFRTATGEMAHRYWIVAAGVGADAHVICKINHEFKARYGIYAYYAESARQLLLARYKFPPFVVEFQETGVNVPRREIVTQIVAERIDYFGRCLAAQRNGNGNSSGRISEDLHVILFKTPNALRYLAYGFCLIGNLMGAPPGKVRDVELVRVRELTCRELRADESLPEGWNGARQGSGEILAEADGEFLGSLPVKIQIQPETLALLRPTKPDR
- a CDS encoding glycosyltransferase is translated as MNTSQELTIVIPAKNESALLPRLLESIAQQDCPGIRETVVYVADAQSTDGTPDLALGFRDRIDVRVIPGGLPSAGRNAGARLATTPYVLFLDADMELADTTLVRRTLELVKRKKLHCVTTNIWCRDGRFMDKTLYFGNNVVQQFSRLLNPFSTGMFMLFDRKRFEELGGFHEQALYAEDYLLSKKVACRKFGIVRGKALTTNRRFMKMGHIKIMGMFFRTALNTWNDKYFLRDHHYWHS
- a CDS encoding UDP-2,3-diacylglucosamine diphosphatase, encoding MRATSFDTVIISDLHLGSRLSRAADAVEMLQEHTFRRLILLGDIFCDLNFARLKKDHWRFLSYIRKLSNPKREIEVVWVEGNHDHGLSHLMSHLVGVRVYQQYFWEFEGKRHLAVHGHQFDRFVVNNALLSRLGAWAYLMLQRLDSRSASFSRFLDRMNSAWLRLTPKVASGALAYAKHHRVDCVFCGHTHQPLQAEQDGTRYYNAGCWISSGPTYITIGEEGVQIHEYQSRIDNRNPSQERIRIASPAA
- a CDS encoding NUDIX domain-containing protein gives rise to the protein MLPSYPTETAFQVAAVCYRQIDSDIEFLLVRTNRGRWTFPKGCIDPQLGARKSAEREAWEEAGALGQVAEKIFHTYLGSKKQFCRVPEEFQVHAYLMEVSSLERPQQPFREPTWCSPQDARTMLAEGREAKYGQEFNAAIDRALDAIQRKLRNVAARARRANGNGTSSLGEFA